A genomic region of Cyprinus carpio isolate SPL01 chromosome B11, ASM1834038v1, whole genome shotgun sequence contains the following coding sequences:
- the LOC109076799 gene encoding vegetative cell wall protein gp1-like: MAQASPDPIVFTRVFVPLDLLEGDRRLENLRSRSGTPPPAVPKSSQLAVLESSQPAVPNSSPLANHVATPPAVPAPGKRLALPAPSECPPVPAPRKCFPDPQLSPGRAPDSAFSPGRAPDTSFSPGRAPDLQLHPRRAPDPQLRPGRAPAPELAPPELPPVPAPHKCLPERPQIPTPPEPPQEPAPTECPADPAPPEGRPGFLDFPKKICVGWGAYNELNCLLRHGSWSSLIRPCRLSFSPTCSCPASASRVHALPHRCYCYGAGCAFRGR; this comes from the exons ATGGCTCAGGCGAGCCCCGACCCGATCGTCTTCACGAGGGTGTTTGTGCCACTTGACCTG CTGGAAGGAGACAGACGACTGGAGAATCTCCGATCCCGATCCGGAACCCCTCCGCCGGCCGTTCCCAAGTCAAGTCAGCTGGCCGTTCTCGAGTCAAGTCAACCAGCTGTTCCCAATTCAAGCCCTCTGGCCAATCATGTGGCAACTCCACCGGCAGTGCCAGCTCCTGGAAAGCGCCTTGCTTTGCCTGCTCCTTCAGAGTGCCCTCCAGTGCCAGCACCTCGTAAGTGCTTccctgatccccagttaagcccagggagggctcctgattccgcgtttagcccagggagggctcctgatacCTCGTttagcccaggaagggctcctgatctCCAGTTGCACCCACgaagggctcccgatccccaattacgcccagggagggctccagccccagagcttgctccTCCAGAGCTCCCTCCGGTGCCTGCTCCTCATAAGTGCCTTCCAGAACGCCCTCAAATCCCCACTCCTCCAGAGCCCCCTCAAGAGCCCGCTCCTACAGAGTGCCCAGCCGATCCAGCTCCTCCTGAGGGACGCCCAGGATTCCTAGATTTCCCCAAGAAGATTTGTGTGGGGTGGGGGGCATATAATGaactgaactgcctgctccgccatggctcctgGAGCTCCCTGATCCGACCCTGCAGGCTCTCTTTTTCTCCGACCTGTTCCTGTCCTGCATCAGCCTCCAGGGTGCATGCCCTCCCTCACCGATGTTACTGTTACGGTGCGGGATGCGCCTTCCGGGGGAGGTGA
- the LOC109076801 gene encoding interleukin-10 yields MVFSGVILSALVMFLLSDSAQCRRVDCKTDCCSFVEGFPVRLKELRSAYREIQNFYESNDDMEPLLDENVEQNINSPYGCHVMNEILRFYLDTILPTAVQKDHLHSKTPINSIGNIFQDLKRDILKCRNYFFCQNPFEFASIKNSYEKMKEKGVYKAMGELDMLFKYIEQYLASKRGKH; encoded by the exons ATGGTTTTCAGTGGAGTCATCCTTTCTGCTCTGGTTATGTTTCTGCTTTCTGACAGTGCGCAGTGCAGAAGAGTCGACTGCAAGACTGACTGTTGCTCATTTGTGGAGGGCTTTCCAGTGAGACTCAAGGAGCTCCGTTCTGCATACAGAGAAATACAGAACTTTTAT GAGTCCAATGATGACATGGAACCATTACTGGACGAAAACGTGGAACAGAATATCAAT AGTCCTTATGGCTGTCACGTCATGAACGAGATCCTGCGCTTTTACTTGGACACCATTCTGCCAACAGCTGTCCAGAAGGACCACTTGCACTCAAAAACACCAATCAACTCTATTGGAAATATATTTCAGGATCTCAAGCGGGATATACTGAAATGT AGGAATTACTTTTTTTGCCAAAATCCCTTTGAGTTCGCCAGCATAAAGAACTCATATGAAAAG ATGAAGGAAAAAGGTGTTTATAAAGCCATGGGAGAGCTTGATATGCTCTTTAAGTACATTGAGCAGTATTTGGCATCAAAGAGAGGCAAGCACTAA